A genomic segment from Salvia splendens isolate huo1 chromosome 13, SspV2, whole genome shotgun sequence encodes:
- the LOC121761159 gene encoding uncharacterized protein LOC121761159: MVSLSPGTLQKLLQNVGDKEFRVAGEHRSALLQVIGIVPSLEDDPWKSRGYYLRVSDSLHSAYVSVSDEDVELILSDMVQLGQFIYATWLDYGSPVPVLRGIKPITKRRPCVGDPKDLISSDFLNAKKVETKAKSKGKVKKVIGNEEGGLRRLSFGSGKVGGAVESRRLSLDSARRGWDSGLQSKNGSKGLSKSKQKYSSSPSHSVVVKKALSKESPKKSDVSPLKSKNIIFSPNLLIKPVKSMKLSNDTSFPDDFNKVVLGSKKRSELRILWDALPPTICDLGKEVRSHRNSACTSAVRALEEASLSECVIRCMSMFAELCELSEKDTSGPLVEQFLSVHESIKKAAEVIRTLINVRSSDANDSTDSEAGTCSIPVSKNASLWVQAAVETDLSKFSLYRKGGENGITNGEKCHYVVIENNPEKSDTENCSTKPKISLRSSSKPVSRLKNETSHSKRHSTTTKGRDADREARPPGLKHVAKLAENLLSFSRSWFLDYLEVSLSRGFGLRRDESSQMGILLGQLKRVNQWLNGAFRGERDDERIEKLRKELYRFLLDNVDSAVSNK; encoded by the exons ATGGTTTCGCTAAGTCCAGGCACACTTCAAAAACTCTTACAAAATGTTGGTGATAAGGAATTCAGGGTTGCTGGTGAACACCGTTCCGCTCTTCTCCAG GTGATTGGTATTGTACCCTCTTTAGAAGATGATCCATGGAAGAGCAGGGGTTACTATTTGAGGGTTTCAGATTCACTGCATTCGGCCTATGTGTCGGTATCAGATGAAGATGTGGAATTGATACTGAGTGACATGGTCCAGCTGGGGCAGTTCATCTACGCGACTTGGCTCGACTACGGCTCCCCTGTCCCGGTGCTACGTGGCATCAAGCCGATCACCAAGAGGCGGCCTTGTGTGGGAGATCCTAAGGACTTGATCTCTAGTGATTTCTTGAATGCTAAGAAAGTGGAAACCAAGGCTAAATCGAAGGGGAAAGTCAAGAAAGTGATAGGGAACGAAGAGGGAGGTCTCAGGAGGCTATCATTTGGGAGTGGCAAGGTTGGAGGAGCTGTGGAGAGTAGAAGACTGAGCTTGGATTCAGCACGAAGAGGATGGGATTCCGGTTTACAGAGTAAAAATGGGAGCAAAGGTTTATCAAAGTCTAAGCAAAAGTACAGTTCTTCACCTTCACATTCT GTTGTCGTAAAGAAGGCCCTCTCTAAGGAGTCACCAAAGAAGTCAGATGTTTCACCTCTTAAAAGCAAGAATATCATTTTCTCACCCAATCTTCTTATCAAGCCAGTGAAGAGTATGAAGTTATCAAATGATACTAGCTTCCCCGATGATTTCAATAAGGTTGTTCTCGGTTCCAAAAAAAGATCTGAACTAAGAATCTTGTGGGACGCTCTTCCTCCTACCATATGTGACCTTGGAAAG GAAGTTAGAAGCCACAGGAATTCTGCATGCACCTCTGCAGTTCGTGCATTAGAAGAAGCATCTTTATCTGAGTGTGTCATTAGGTGCATGAG CATGTTTGCAGAGCTATGTGAGTTATCGGAGAAAGATACATCTGGTCCATTAGTGGAACAATTTTTGAGCGTCCACGAGAGCATCAAAAAGGCTGCTGAGGTGATTAGAACCCTTATAAATGTGAGGTCTTCTGATGCGAATGATAGTACGGATTCTGAAGCCGGGACTTGCTCCATTCCTGTGAGTAAAAATGCCTCTTTATGGGTTCAAGCTGCAGTTGAGACCGATCTTTCCAAATTCTCTTTATACAGAAAGGGAGGCGAAAATGGGATTACAAATGGTGAGAAATGTCATTATGTTGTGATAGAAAACAATCCAGAGAAATCTGACACGGAGAACTGTTCTACCAAACCCAAGATAAGCCTCCGGAGCTCAAGCAAACCAGTATCAAGGCTGAAAAACGAGACTTCTCATTCAAAAAGACACAGCACCACCACCAAAGGAAGGGATGCTGACCGCGAAGCTAGGCCACCAGGATTAAAACATGTGGCTAAATTAGCAGAAAATCTGCTCTCGTTTTCACGTTCCTGGTTCTTGGATTACTTGGAAGTTTCCCTAAGCCGTGGTTTTGGATTGAGAAGGGACGAGAGTTCTCAGATGGGAATCCTTCTTGGGCAACTGAAACGAGTGAACCAGTGGCTGAATGGTGCATTTagaggagagagagatgatGAGAGGATAGAGAAGCTGAGGAAAGAGTTATATCGGTTTCTTCTTGACAACGTTGATTCTGCAGTCTCTAACAAGTAG
- the LOC121761397 gene encoding non-specific lipid-transfer protein 8-like — protein sequence MPSFTQAILFLAVLAAVASPSHAITCSDVMKDLRPCINYLKSGSGTPPPPCCAGASSLAASATAKADKQDACNCIKNAAKSITIKPGLAKALPGNCGISMPFQISPNVDCSKIS from the exons ATGCCTTCTTTCACTCAAGCAATCCTCTTCCTAGCCGTGCTTGCGGCTGTGGCATCGCCGTCGCATGCGATCACGTGCAGCGACGTGATGAAGGACTTGAGGCCGTGCATCAACTACCTCAAGAGCGGGAGCGGGACGCCGCCCCCTCCCTGCTGCGCGGGCGCCTCCAGCCTAGCCGCATCCGCCACGGCCAAGGCCGACAAGCAGGACGCCTGCAACTGCATCAAGAATGCTGCTAAGAGCATCACTATCAAGCCGGGGCTCGCCAAGGCTCTTCCCGGAAACTGTGGGATCTCGATGCCCTTTCAAATCTCTCCTAATGTTGATTGCTCTAA gaTCAGTTAA
- the LOC121762715 gene encoding chromo domain protein LHP1-like, whose product MKTGKKRITNSDPVESSPPPSSDLPTADAGDEDSLKNSADSWKRDDAEEPVEEDDADEEDSEAEREYEQDENVPIEEAGGERTKLADGFYELEAVRRKRVRKGQLQYLIKWRGWSEAANTWEPVENLSQCSDVIDAFEESLQTGKSKSARKRKRKAGVANIQTKKKLPHNHHQQQQQRSSTSANYNVPPHVIRIVEEPISFPGLNESSFTNGNDENNVSVTKSVETSKQVNENGGGMGSVTREEDHAQNELDMKLCELKGAMVVNSENTDRVAIASQEVQQTGGDTLANGLKKMDVEDAVPVHLGRVTGAKKRKSGVVKRFIKNPESCSVDGAPNGPPASATLIPINVQKSEFPVSIMSCKSKYEDSKSFYTIIEIVKPVSYKASISGNDQEVLVAFEAIRADGTKLIVDNQYLKANNPLLLIDFYEKHLRYNPTSPK is encoded by the exons atgaaaaCAGGGAAAAAGAGGATTACCAATTCTGACCCCGTTGAGTCGTCACCACCTCCTTCCTCCGACCTCCCCACCGCCGACGCCGGCGATGAGGACAGCCTGAAAAATTCAGCTGACAGCTGGAAGCGCGACGATGCGGAGGAGCCTGTGGAAGAGGACGACGCAGACGAGGAAGATTCCGAAGCTGAGAGAGAGTACGAGCAGGACGAAAACGTTCCAATTGAGGAGGCTGGAGGCGAGAGGACGAAGCTCGCCGATGGATTCTACGAGCTTGAGGCCGTGCGCAGGAAGCGAGTGAGGAAG GGCCAATTGCAGTATCTGATTAAATG GCGTGGGTGGTCTGAGGCGGCGAATACTTGGGAGCCGGTGGAGAATTTGTCGCAGTGTTCTGATGTTATTGATGCATTTGAAGAaag CCTGCAAACTGGGAAGAGTAAGTCGGCGCGAAAGAGAAAGCGCAAGGCTGGTGTAGCTAACATTCAAACCAAGAAAAAGCTGCCTCATAATCATCATCAACAGCAGCAGCAGAGGTCTTCTACATCTGCCAATTATAATGTGCCTCCTCATGTGATCAGGATTGTAGAGGAGCCCATCTCCTTTCCCGGACTCAATGAATCGAGTTTTACGAATGGGAATGACGAGAATAATGTCAGTGTCACAAAGAGTGTAGAAACCTCCAAGCAAGTAAATGAGAATGGTGGGGGAATGGGTTCTGTTACAAGAGAAGAAGATCATGCGCAAAATGAGTTGGATATGAAACTGTGTGAACTGAAAGGAGCGATGGTGGTAAATTCAGAAAACACTGACAGAGTTGCTatagcatcccaagaagtcCAACAAACAGGAGGGGATACCTTGGCGAACGGATTAAAGAAGATGGATGTAGAAGATGCAGTGCCAGTCCATTTAGGTCGTGTTACTGGAGCTAAAAAGAGGAAATCTGGTGTCGTCAAGAGGTTCATAAAAAATCCAGAATCATGCTCTGTGGATGGTGCACCAAATGGACCCCCGGCAAGTGCTACACTCATACCCATAAATGTTCAAAAATCGGAGTTTCCTGTATCCATTATGAGTTGCAAGAGTAAATATGAGGATTCCAAAAGCTTCTATACCATCATCGAAATTGTCAAGCCTGTAAGCTATAAGGCTTCCATATCTGGGAATGACCAAGAAGTCCTGGTAGCCTTTGAGGCCATAAG GGCTGATGGAACCAAATTAATAGTGGATAACCAATATTTGAAAGCGAACAATCCACTTTTG CTGATAGACTTTTATGAGAAACATTTACGGTACAACCCGACTTCACCAAAATGA
- the LOC121761421 gene encoding B3 domain-containing protein Os04g0386900-like has product MSLPTVLNKEVCGVDEGNEGGDGVGVECCLSGNKDFFDVILTKSHITRPHCLRMPTHILPKLPGVTVRLVLRHGDKQWETMYVGGNNRPRFDCGGWKTFVDDNNLAEGDACIFEVMESSTQILRLDVVILRNTMDLPPALVSKIQSHGKTPETAIEI; this is encoded by the exons ATGTCTCTCCCTACTGTACTCAACAAGGAG GTATGTGGAGTGGATGAAGGAAATGAAGGTGGTGATGGAGTTGGAGTTGAGTGTTGTCTCTCAGGGAATAAGGATTTCTTTGATGTTATTCTTACAAAGTCACATATCACCCGCCCTCACTGTTTG CGTATGCCAACACATATTCTTCCCAAACTTCCGGGTGTAACGGTGCGTTTGGTCCTGAGGCATGGTGATAAACAGTGGGAGACGATGTACGTTGGAGGCAACAACAGGCCGAGGTTCGATTGTGGTGGTTGGAAAACGTTTGTGGATGATAACAATCTGGCAGAGGGTGATGCTTGCATCTTTGAGGTGATGGAGTCGAGCACTCAGATTCTGAGGCTCGACGTTGTCATCCTCAGGAACACCATGGATCTGCCGCCGGCACTGGTGTCCAAGATTCAATCCCATGGCAAGACACCAGAGACAGCTATAGAGATTTAA
- the LOC121761325 gene encoding B3 domain-containing protein Os04g0386900-like isoform X1, whose translation MSSSTKDKEVCEGNTGGDGVRVGVGVGCCLSGNKDFFDVILSNSHVTSLPFNLRPPAHILTKLPSVKVPLVLRHGDKQWQMMYLGNDSRPRFECAGWKIFVNDNNLKEGDACIFEVMESSPQILKLDVVVIRNTMDLPPALLSKIQSKGRHRRQP comes from the exons ACAAAGGATAAGGAG GTGTGTGAAGGAAACACAGGTGGTGATGGAGTTAgagttggagttggagttggGTGCTGTCTCTCAGGGAACAAGGATTTCTTTGATGTCATTCTGTCAAATTCACATGTCACCTCCCTTCCTTTTAATCTT CGTCCACCGGCACATATTCTTACCAAACTTCCTAGTGTGAAGGTGCCTTTGGTTCTGAGGCATGGTGACAAGCAATGGCAGATGATGTATCTTGGAAACGATAGCAGGCCGAGGTTCGAGTGCGCTGGTTGGAAAATATTCGTGAATGATAACAATCTGAAAGAGGGAGATGCTTGCATCTTCGAGGTGATGGAGTCGAGCCCTCAGATCCTCAAGCTCGACGTCGTCGTCATCAGGAACACCATGGATCTGCCACCGGCTCTGCTGTCCAAGATTCAATCCAAGGGAAGACACCGGAGACAGCCATAG
- the LOC121761325 gene encoding B3 domain-containing protein Os06g0112300-like isoform X2 — protein sequence MSSSTKDKEVCEGNTGGDGVRVGVGVGCCLSGNKDFFDVILSNSHRPPAHILTKLPSVKVPLVLRHGDKQWQMMYLGNDSRPRFECAGWKIFVNDNNLKEGDACIFEVMESSPQILKLDVVVIRNTMDLPPALLSKIQSKGRHRRQP from the exons ACAAAGGATAAGGAG GTGTGTGAAGGAAACACAGGTGGTGATGGAGTTAgagttggagttggagttggGTGCTGTCTCTCAGGGAACAAGGATTTCTTTGATGTCATTCTGTCAAATTCACAT CGTCCACCGGCACATATTCTTACCAAACTTCCTAGTGTGAAGGTGCCTTTGGTTCTGAGGCATGGTGACAAGCAATGGCAGATGATGTATCTTGGAAACGATAGCAGGCCGAGGTTCGAGTGCGCTGGTTGGAAAATATTCGTGAATGATAACAATCTGAAAGAGGGAGATGCTTGCATCTTCGAGGTGATGGAGTCGAGCCCTCAGATCCTCAAGCTCGACGTCGTCGTCATCAGGAACACCATGGATCTGCCACCGGCTCTGCTGTCCAAGATTCAATCCAAGGGAAGACACCGGAGACAGCCATAG